A window of Gemmatimonadota bacterium contains these coding sequences:
- a CDS encoding DUF433 domain-containing protein, which yields MKFDRITFDPKMMGGRACIRGMRVTVSLLVNLVANRMSTEEILEAYPYLEAEDIQQALQYAAWLAEESIHPLEHAAP from the coding sequence ATGAAATTTGACCGCATAACCTTTGATCCTAAAATGATGGGGGGACGCGCGTGTATCCGCGGCATGCGTGTAACGGTTTCTCTTTTGGTCAATTTGGTTGCAAATCGGATGTCAACAGAAGAGATTCTTGAAGCTTATCCTTATCTCGAAGCTGAGGATATTCAACAAGCACTTCAATACGCTGCATGGCTCGCTGAAGAATCTATCCATCCACTCGAACATGCGGCCCCATGA
- a CDS encoding ankyrin repeat domain-containing protein: protein MAKKFEEAVDAVISGDIETLKSLLEREPDLIRMRSSRAHRAMLIHYVAANGVEDERQRTPTNAVDVANVLIDAGAEIDATFLDGRSGTTPLVSLVTSFHPHKSGVAAELVSVFVNAGARVDGIKGDGEPLRLALSSEYPESVQALLKCGAKIMNVEVAAGLGELELVERFVDEGGISRGELEEAFWSACKYGHTGVAECLLKRGVDIDARGGANNTGLMLASQRGRRDTVEMLLDCGASIESKNDYGGTALGSTMYFLANHPAPDADYAGVIELLLNAGSEFNFADKLTGDDEVDDVLRKRGVIT, encoded by the coding sequence ATGGCTAAGAAATTTGAGGAAGCAGTTGATGCTGTGATTTCCGGTGATATTGAGACGCTCAAATCGCTGCTCGAGAGAGAGCCTGATCTGATTCGCATGCGATCATCCAGAGCGCATAGGGCGATGTTGATTCACTATGTGGCGGCAAATGGCGTGGAAGATGAACGGCAGAGGACACCGACTAACGCAGTCGATGTTGCAAATGTGCTTATTGATGCTGGTGCTGAGATAGATGCTACGTTTTTGGATGGGAGATCGGGGACGACACCCCTTGTTTCACTGGTGACCAGTTTTCACCCACATAAATCGGGTGTCGCTGCTGAGCTTGTGAGCGTATTCGTCAATGCGGGTGCCAGAGTAGATGGGATAAAGGGAGATGGTGAACCACTGAGGCTCGCGCTTAGTTCTGAGTATCCCGAGTCGGTTCAGGCTCTTCTCAAATGCGGTGCAAAGATTATGAATGTCGAAGTCGCCGCTGGCCTGGGGGAGCTTGAACTGGTCGAGAGATTTGTCGATGAGGGAGGTATATCCCGTGGGGAATTGGAAGAGGCATTCTGGTCTGCTTGCAAGTATGGACACACTGGGGTGGCAGAATGTCTTCTCAAACGCGGCGTGGATATAGACGCAAGGGGCGGGGCGAATAATACGGGATTGATGCTGGCATCACAACGCGGTCGAAGAGATACGGTCGAGATGCTTCTGGATTGCGGGGCTTCTATTGAGTCAAAAAATGACTATGGTGGTACAGCGCTTGGTTCAACAATGTATTTTCTGGCAAATCATCCTGCGCCAGACGCCGATTATGCGGGAGTGATCGAATTGCTGCTCAATGCGGGATCGGAGTTCAACTTTGCCGACAAATTGACGGGCGATGATGAGGTGGATGATGTGCTTCGCAAGCGCGGTGTGATCACATAG
- a CDS encoding methyltransferase domain-containing protein — MSGKTLERRLMTSTKNTDLLQRDFIDMLKATGSLKNKAIEHALQSTPRHRFVDRIHALGKQKGLIEVDPKCPTSSQLERIYSDEPLLSHLNPPSSTSQPSLVVHMLDVLSVRAGHRVFEIGAGTGWNAALLAHLAGPEGHVVTMDIQSDVTRRARRHLKRQGTKNVRVITGDASKGYAKEAPYDRLITTVTCPTLFSAWWEQLSSKGVMVLTLNDFPGGIQCLMLKLQKRKDHLSGEVISLPGFMLFTGRHGMTPQWDQAQKLVEEFAEKRPAAKERASWADIQDGRNSWTLRRDLAFFAQLQGLTVIPMQNAFVLTNHNRSNICIIHENHITAYGGRECFDKLKEAQTKWLHSGTPSRQDYCVEVWPSTVYGKNSWELRHEDVTFIFSLK, encoded by the coding sequence ATGAGTGGGAAAACCCTTGAGAGAAGACTAATGACCAGCACTAAAAATACAGACCTGTTGCAGCGTGATTTCATCGACATGCTCAAGGCGACGGGTAGTTTGAAGAATAAGGCAATAGAACATGCCCTCCAATCGACACCGAGACATCGATTTGTCGATCGAATCCATGCATTGGGAAAACAGAAAGGCTTAATTGAAGTCGATCCGAAATGTCCCACCTCGAGCCAATTAGAGAGAATTTATTCCGACGAACCTTTGCTCAGCCACCTCAACCCACCAAGCTCGACATCGCAACCTTCTCTCGTCGTTCACATGCTGGACGTCCTATCCGTTCGCGCGGGACATCGCGTATTTGAAATTGGCGCAGGCACCGGATGGAACGCCGCTCTATTGGCCCATCTCGCGGGTCCTGAAGGACATGTTGTGACAATGGATATTCAATCCGATGTTACGCGCAGGGCACGCCGTCACTTGAAGCGACAGGGCACAAAAAATGTTCGTGTAATAACGGGTGATGCATCAAAAGGCTATGCGAAAGAAGCGCCTTATGATCGGCTGATCACCACGGTTACATGCCCAACCCTGTTCTCCGCCTGGTGGGAGCAACTATCGTCCAAAGGCGTAATGGTATTGACGTTGAACGACTTCCCGGGTGGGATCCAGTGCCTCATGTTGAAGTTACAAAAGCGAAAAGATCATCTCAGTGGGGAGGTAATTTCTCTTCCTGGATTTATGCTATTCACAGGCAGACATGGAATGACTCCTCAGTGGGATCAGGCTCAGAAATTGGTCGAGGAATTTGCCGAAAAACGACCAGCCGCCAAAGAGCGCGCTTCCTGGGCGGATATACAAGACGGAAGGAATAGCTGGACTTTACGGAGGGATCTGGCGTTCTTTGCTCAACTTCAGGGATTAACCGTAATACCTATGCAGAATGCTTTTGTACTCACCAACCACAATAGATCGAATATCTGTATCATACACGAAAATCACATAACTGCATACGGAGGGAGGGAGTGTTTCGACAAACTCAAAGAAGCGCAAACAAAATGGCTTCATTCAGGTACACCATCCCGCCAGGACTACTGCGTAGAAGTATGGCCGAGTACTGTCTATGGAAAAAATAGCTGGGAGCTACGCCACGAAGATGTAACCTTCATTTTTAGCCTAAAATGA
- a CDS encoding D-aminoacylase, whose translation MPITTLIHSGKIIDGTGNPYFYGDIALENGKVSTIEPPGTIPRDGIDEIVDASGHIVCPGFIDIQSHSIVPLMRDGRCLSKITQGITTEIMGEAWTPAPVGGSNTLSRSLPKNWRERARDWHRFGNWLDAMIEAGVSPNVGSFLGAGTLRAQAMGMRMGEPTPDEMKTMHRIMAESMEDGAFGPSYALIYPPDTYTSTDEIVEICKTVARFGGIYITHMRSEADKLLEALDEAIEIGQRANLPVEIYHLKAVPERNYPKMHQVIARINQVRAEGLDITADMYPYTASGTGLSTVLPTWVAADGKFFDNLRDPDIRAKIVSEVRNRQGEIPRRPDRIAPVGFKKPENQQYIGKRLSEIAEMRDQDWIEATIDLLLSENQRIFTIYHTISEDNVRLQLQLPWIKVSTDAGGVDPERTAAEGPLHPRSYGTYPRVLGHYVRDEKLMPLEEAIRKMTSSVANRLSLWDRGRLQPNYWADVVVFDPDTVADRSTFDDSHQLSIGIRDVFVNGIRVLENGEHTGATPGMFVKGPGA comes from the coding sequence ATGCCAATCACGACCCTTATTCACTCAGGCAAAATAATCGACGGCACCGGCAACCCCTATTTCTACGGCGACATAGCTCTTGAGAACGGCAAGGTCTCCACCATCGAACCGCCGGGGACCATCCCCCGCGACGGCATAGACGAAATCGTCGATGCATCAGGTCACATCGTCTGTCCCGGCTTCATCGACATCCAGAGCCACTCCATCGTTCCACTCATGCGCGATGGCCGATGCCTCTCCAAAATCACACAGGGCATCACGACCGAAATCATGGGCGAAGCGTGGACCCCCGCACCTGTCGGCGGCTCCAATACCCTCTCGCGATCTCTACCCAAAAACTGGCGGGAACGCGCGCGGGACTGGCATCGCTTCGGCAACTGGCTCGACGCCATGATCGAAGCTGGTGTCTCGCCCAACGTCGGCTCCTTCCTCGGCGCGGGCACCCTGCGCGCGCAGGCAATGGGCATGCGGATGGGCGAGCCAACCCCCGACGAAATGAAAACCATGCATCGCATCATGGCCGAATCCATGGAAGACGGCGCCTTCGGTCCCTCCTATGCCCTCATCTACCCGCCGGACACATATACCAGCACGGATGAAATCGTCGAAATCTGCAAGACAGTGGCACGATTCGGCGGCATCTACATCACCCACATGCGATCCGAAGCCGACAAACTTCTCGAAGCCCTGGACGAAGCCATTGAAATCGGACAGCGCGCCAACCTCCCGGTCGAAATCTACCACCTCAAAGCCGTTCCCGAACGCAACTACCCCAAGATGCACCAGGTCATTGCGCGCATAAATCAGGTACGCGCCGAGGGCCTCGACATCACCGCCGATATGTATCCCTACACAGCCAGCGGCACCGGCCTATCCACTGTCCTGCCCACCTGGGTAGCTGCAGACGGCAAATTCTTCGACAACCTGCGCGACCCCGACATCCGCGCGAAAATCGTCTCCGAAGTCAGAAACCGCCAGGGCGAAATTCCCCGTCGTCCCGACCGAATCGCTCCAGTCGGATTTAAAAAACCTGAAAATCAGCAGTACATCGGCAAGCGTCTTTCTGAAATTGCCGAGATGCGCGACCAGGACTGGATAGAAGCCACCATCGACCTCCTGCTCTCGGAAAACCAGCGCATCTTTACCATCTACCACACCATATCCGAAGACAATGTCCGTCTCCAACTTCAGCTCCCCTGGATCAAAGTTTCCACCGACGCGGGCGGCGTCGATCCAGAACGGACTGCTGCTGAGGGACCGCTCCACCCCCGGTCGTACGGAACCTATCCCCGCGTCCTGGGCCACTACGTCCGCGACGAAAAGCTCATGCCACTTGAGGAAGCCATCCGCAAAATGACCTCCTCAGTCGCCAATCGCCTCTCACTGTGGGACCGCGGGCGACTCCAGCCCAACTACTGGGCCGACGTCGTCGTCTTTGACCCCGACACCGTCGCCGACCGCTCGACATTCGACGATTCCCACCAGCTCTCTATCGGCATCAGAGACGTCTTCGTCAACGGCATCCGCGTCCTCGAAAATGGCGAACACACAGGCGCAACCCCTGGAATGTTCGTCAAGGGTCCGGGCGCATGA